One region of Elusimicrobiota bacterium genomic DNA includes:
- a CDS encoding 4Fe-4S dicluster domain-containing protein, whose amino-acid sequence MRYPKLRELKEAIKALIKGPYTSKFPKEPHVPFPRFRGKPVPDEKGCIGCGACAEVCPPKSIEIKDVISDRTIPLSHNPTIPQSSFRILRWRHDFCIFCGQCERICTTKEGVKLSNEFDLADVTREKMFSEIKKELVLCSSCGEIIAPKDQILYVAKKLGTMAYSNINIIEYVNMQQEILDNSDIESATASQPIRRQSSFKVLCPKCRHQVWVFDDYSK is encoded by the coding sequence ATGAGATATCCAAAATTAAGAGAACTCAAAGAAGCAATTAAAGCATTAATCAAGGGACCTTATACATCAAAATTCCCAAAGGAACCGCATGTGCCATTCCCAAGGTTTAGAGGTAAACCGGTACCTGACGAAAAAGGTTGTATCGGTTGTGGCGCCTGTGCCGAAGTCTGTCCCCCAAAATCAATTGAAATAAAGGATGTCATATCCGATCGCACAATCCCACTATCGCACAATCCCACAATCCCGCAATCTTCTTTTCGCATTTTACGTTGGCGGCACGATTTTTGTATTTTCTGCGGTCAATGTGAACGAATTTGTACAACAAAAGAAGGGGTAAAATTATCTAACGAATTTGACCTTGCTGATGTTACAAGGGAAAAAATGTTTTCTGAAATTAAAAAAGAATTAGTCCTTTGTTCGTCTTGCGGTGAGATTATAGCGCCGAAAGACCAGATACTTTATGTTGCCAAAAAACTTGGAACAATGGCTTACAGTAATATAAATATTATAGAATATGTAAATATGCAGCAGGAAATTTTAGATAACTCCGATATTGAATCCGCCACCGCATCTCAACCAATCAGAAGACAATCTTCATTTAAAGTTTTATGTCCAAAATGTCGGCATCAAGTATGGGTATTTGATGACTATAGTAAATAG
- a CDS encoding Na+/H+ antiporter subunit E has translation MKSRIVLFIIAFLVWLTLSWSVDWQHLLIGFMVSLLVSYLTGDLFTKNPHKFRQPGRYLWFLKYIPVFLWEMIKANLDLAYRVIHPNMPIKPGIVKVKTKLKSEAGLTFLANSITLKPGTTSVDIDQENGYIYIHWINVKSEDMGKATEIIVKKLEDILEKIFE, from the coding sequence ATGAAAAGTAGAATAGTATTATTTATTATCGCATTTTTAGTATGGCTAACATTAAGTTGGAGCGTGGACTGGCAGCATTTATTAATAGGTTTTATGGTAAGTTTACTGGTATCTTACCTTACCGGCGATTTATTTACCAAAAATCCGCACAAGTTCAGACAGCCCGGAAGATACCTGTGGTTTTTAAAATATATACCCGTGTTTTTGTGGGAGATGATAAAGGCGAATCTCGATTTAGCTTACAGAGTAATACACCCGAACATGCCTATAAAACCGGGGATAGTAAAAGTTAAGACAAAACTAAAAAGTGAAGCGGGGTTAACATTTTTAGCTAATTCAATTACACTTAAACCCGGCACAACAAGCGTTGATATAGACCAGGAGAACGGGTATATTTATATCCACTGGATAAATGTAAAAAGCGAAGATATGGGAAAAGCGACAGAAATAATAGTAAAAAAATTGGAAGATATTTTAGAAAAAATATTTGAGTGA
- the mnhG gene encoding monovalent cation/H(+) antiporter subunit G yields the protein MSETIGIILIIIGIVFDFLGCIGLVRLPDLYLRLMATAKCVTLGTCSIMLGIFVMNGFTAVGVKALLCAIFLFLTSPVSAHALSRAAHIAGVKLWNKSVCDHYEEDKNTEQVRN from the coding sequence ATGAGTGAAACAATAGGCATAATTTTGATAATAATCGGTATTGTCTTTGACTTCTTAGGATGCATCGGTCTTGTACGTCTGCCTGACCTGTATTTAAGATTGATGGCAACCGCAAAATGCGTTACATTAGGGACCTGCTCTATAATGTTAGGTATATTTGTTATGAACGGTTTTACTGCCGTTGGTGTTAAAGCATTATTATGTGCAATCTTCCTGTTCTTAACATCACCTGTTTCAGCACATGCACTTTCCCGTGCAGCGCACATAGCAGGAGTAAAACTCTGGAACAAAAGTGTCTGTGACCATTACGAGGAAGATAAAAACACGGAACAGGTACGGAACTAA
- a CDS encoding cation:proton antiporter, whose product MKKLRWIIGLVLIIIFVWLNFTLKINTLQRLINPLILSCFLCLYRIVRGPSPADRAVAIDTLGVLIIAFCGLLAVFTKYSFFIDIAIAWALQAFIGTLALAKFLEGRSFDE is encoded by the coding sequence ATGAAAAAATTACGTTGGATTATCGGATTAGTTTTAATTATAATTTTTGTTTGGCTGAATTTTACACTTAAAATAAACACGCTGCAAAGACTGATTAACCCGCTAATTTTAAGTTGTTTCCTGTGCCTGTACCGTATTGTTCGCGGTCCCAGTCCTGCCGACCGTGCAGTGGCAATAGATACGCTGGGTGTACTTATAATTGCCTTTTGCGGTTTATTGGCAGTTTTTACCAAATATAGTTTTTTTATTGATATTGCAATAGCATGGGCGTTACAGGCGTTTATTGGTACCCTGGCATTGGCGAAATTTTTAGAAGGAAGGTCATTCGATGAGTGA